In one window of Oryza sativa Japonica Group chromosome 9, ASM3414082v1 DNA:
- the LOC4347487 gene encoding 60S ribosomal protein L32-1, with the protein MAVPLLTKKIVKKRVKQFKRPHSDRYIGLKTSWRRPKGIDSRVRRKFKGCTLMPNIGYGSDKKTRHYLPNKFKKFVVHNVSELELLMMHNRMYCAEIAHNVSTKKRKEIVERAAQLDIVVTNKLARLRSQEDE; encoded by the exons ATGGCGGTTCCattgctgacgaagaagatcgtGAAGAAGCGGGTGAAGCAGTTCAAGAGGCCGCACAGCGACCGCTACATTGGCCTCAAG ACAAGCTGGCGCAGACCAAAGGGTATTGACTCACGTGTCAGGAGGAAGTTCAAGGGATGCACATTGATGCCCAATATTGGATATGGTTCGGACAAGAAGACCAGGCATTACCTGCCCAACAAGTTCAAGAAGTTTGTGGTGCACAACGTCTCAGAGCTGGAGCTGCTTATGATGCACAACAG GATGTACTGTGCTGAAATTGCTCATAATGTGTCCACGAAGAAACGCAAGGAGATAGTGGAGCGCGCTGCTCAGCTTGACATTGTCGTCACCAACAAGCTtgccaggctacgcagccaggaGGATGAGTAG
- the LOC9269317 gene encoding peptidyl-prolyl cis-trans isomerase FKBP15-1 has product MAKPQLLLVVAAAALLLVVAASAKKSGDVTELQIGVKHKPESCSIQAHKGDRVKVHYRGKLTDGTDFDSSYERGDPIEFELGTGQVIKGWDQGILGMCVGEKRKLKIPSKLGYGAQGSPPTIPGGATLIFDTELVAVNGEPASKSDEDDDDSEL; this is encoded by the exons ATGGCGAAGCCGCAGCTTCTtctggtcgtcgccgccgccgcactgctACTCGTCG TTGCAGCCTCCGCCAAGAAATCCGGCGACGTGACGGAGCTCCAGATCGGCGTCAAG CACAAGCCAGAATCCTGCAGCATTCAAGCTCACAAAGGCGACAGAGTTAAAGTTCACTACCGT GGAAAACTTACTGATGGAACAGATTTTGATTCTAGCTATGAAAGAGGTGACCCAATCGAATTTGAGTTGGGCACTGGCCAAGTGATCAAAG GGTGGGATCAGGGCATTCTGGGCATGTGCGTTGGCGAGAAGAGGAAGCTGAAGATCCCTTCAAAGCTCGGTTATGGTGCTCAAGGGTCACCGCCGACCATCCCTG GTGGAGCGACTCTCATTTTCGATACCGAGCTTGTTGCTGTCAATGGCGAGCCAGCCAGCAAATCCGATGAGGACGATGATGACAGCGAGCTTTAG
- the LOC4347488 gene encoding large ribosomal subunit protein eL32z, which produces MAVPLLTKKIVKKRVKQFKRPHSDRYIGLKTSWRRPKGIDSRVRRKFKGCTLMPNIGYGSDKKTRHYLPNKFKKFVVHNVSELELLMMHNRTYCAEIAHNVSTKKRKEIVERAAQLDIVVTNKLARLRSQEDE; this is translated from the exons ATGGCGGTGCCgttgctgacgaagaagatcgtGAAGAAGCGGGTGAAGCAGTTCAAGAGGCCGCACAGCGACCGCTACATCGGCCTCAAG ACAAGCTGGCGCAGGCCAAAGGGTATCGACTCCCGTGTCAGGAGAAAGTTCAAGGGATGCACTTTGATGCCTAATATTGGCTATGGTTCTGACAAGAAGACGAGGCATTACCTTCCCAACAAATTCAAGAAGTTTGTCGTCCACAATGTCTCTGAGCTGGAGTTACTTATGATGCACAACAG GACATACTGTGCTGAGATCGCTCACAATGTCTCAACGAAGAAGCGCAAGGAGATCGTGGAGCGTGCTGCACAGCTTGATATCGTGGTCACCAACAAGCTTGCCAGGCTTCGCAGCCAGGAGGACGAGTAA